A single Nicotiana tabacum cultivar K326 chromosome 5, ASM71507v2, whole genome shotgun sequence DNA region contains:
- the LOC142180811 gene encoding uncharacterized protein LOC142180811, with protein MPRFKSLQKKQNSDQESSQPAPTIQTASRKSSGSHWTVEAIHSEKNVKKLKVKVKEVLNLTCEERIIVDFDYLDEPFGDARGLLSGFCGKWAANNLNLWSASEDPLKSRAEIIDNVADGIPLDQWISFVDYQYKDSTKEKNELVLSQSTMDESQISPNDAIDKVLGKEHSGSVRVRCLGFGHVSSRVFKQVRPRFGGTSVSSSEGSCSSQCQQNHNQMMNALKAYMIMKEGTIPEQFAGFFVSTSTISPTTPSDAGSGPLSPLDPRRSCGGSNSSDDR; from the exons ATGCCAAGGTTCAAGAGTTTGCAGAAAAAGCAAAATTCAGATCAGGAGTCATCACAGCCAGCTCCAACTATTCAGACCGCATCTAGAAAGTCTTCCGGAAGCCATTGGACTGTAGAAGCAATAC ATTCagaaaaaaatgtcaaaaagctCAAAGTGAAAGTCAAAGAAGTGCTAAATTTAACGTGCGAAGAACGTATTATAGTTGATTTTGATTACCTGGACGAACCATTTGGAGATGCACGCGGCCTACTTTCAGGCTTTTGTGGA AAATGGGCTGCAAATAATCTTAACTTGTGGAGTGCATCTGAAGACCCACTTAAAAGTAGAGCTGAGATTATTGATAATGTGGCGGATGGAATTCCGCTGGATCAATGGATTTCTTTTGTTGATTATCAATATAAAGATTCAACAAAG GAAAAAAATGAGTTAGTTTTGAGCCAAAGCACCATGGATGAGTCTCAGATTTCGCCAAATGATGCCATTGATAAGGTGCTAGGAAAAGAGCACTCTGGAAGTGTAAGGGTAAGGTGTTTGGGATTTGGACATGTCTCCAGTAGAGTTTTTAAACAAGTAAGACCTCGTTTTGGTGGTACAAGTGTTTCAAGTAGTGAAGGTTCATGTTCGTCCCAATGTCAACAGAACCATAATCAAATGATGAATGCTTTGAAGGCATATATGATAATGAAAGAAGGGACAATACCTGAACAGTTTGCGGGATTCTTTGTTTCTACTTCAACGATTTCTCCTACAACA CCAAGTGATGCGGGCAGTGGACCCCTTTCGCCCTTGGACCCAAGAAGATCATGCGGTGGTAGTAATTCTAGTGACGACCGTTGA
- the LOC107781391 gene encoding mitochondrial import receptor subunit TOM20-like isoform X2, with product MDMSVEIDIELLFQTRLNADAKYSLNPNDTENLTQWGMALLQLAQYGTLQDSKKMVKGLLDGGLLDGDVMFKCQPWAHGCCTEPLIFDSEALRAASSFHDAWINTHKKTAQLTVFHLEEAISKLEEIAKIDSRKHEALWHLGKAHSAEAFLTSDSIEALNNFEKADRYFQKALDEDPRNEMYRKSMETNVQAMLLHMKLQLGTVQQASGGSSTSFNAKDRNTKLRRCSYELETRR from the exons ATGGACATGAGCGTGGAGATAGATATTGAACTTCTCTTTCAAACTCGATTGAATGCTGACGCAAAGTACTCACTTAATCCCAATGACACCGAG AATTTAACACAATGGGGCATGGCATTGCTACAGTTAGCACAATATGGAACCCTCCAGGACTCAAAGAAAATGGTTAAAG GGCTCCTTGATGGTGGGCTCCTTGATGGTGATGTAATGTTTAAATGTCAACCTTGGGCGCATGGATGTTGTACAGAACCTTTAATTTTTGACTCAGAAGCTCTGAGAGCTGCAAGTTCATTTCATGATGCATGGATAAATACTCATAAAAAAACAGCGCAATTAACTGTTTTCCATCTTGAAGAGGCTATTTCGAAGCTAGAGGAGATTGCAAAAATTGATTCACGAAAGCATGAAGCGTTGTGGCATCTTGGAAAAGCACACAGTGCTGAAGCATTTTTGACATCTGACTCCATTGAGGCACTGAATAACTTTGAGAAGGCAGATCGGTATTTTCAAAAAGCATTAGATGAG GATCCCAGGAATGAGATGTACCGCAAATCTATGGAGACCAATGTTCAG GCAATGCTATTGCATATGAAGCTCCAACTAGGGACGGTTCAGCAGGCTTCTGGTGGATCTTCAACTTCTTTCAATGCAAAG GACCGCAATACCAAGTTGAGACGGTGTTCTTACGAGTTGGAGACCAGAAGATGA
- the LOC107781391 gene encoding mitochondrial import receptor subunit TOM20-like isoform X3, whose protein sequence is MDMSVEIDIELLFQTRLNADAKYSLNPNDTENLTQWGMALLQLAQYGTLQDSKKMVKEAISKLEEIAKIDSRKHEALWHLGKAHSAEAFLTSDSIEALNNFEKADRYFQKALDEDPRNEMYRKSMETNVQAMLLHMKLQLGTVQQASGGSSTSFNAKSSAMKANHDLVYDVFGWVLLGAGIVAWLGMEKSQAHLCTPRTAIPS, encoded by the exons ATGGACATGAGCGTGGAGATAGATATTGAACTTCTCTTTCAAACTCGATTGAATGCTGACGCAAAGTACTCACTTAATCCCAATGACACCGAG AATTTAACACAATGGGGCATGGCATTGCTACAGTTAGCACAATATGGAACCCTCCAGGACTCAAAGAAAATGGTTAAAG AGGCTATTTCGAAGCTAGAGGAGATTGCAAAAATTGATTCACGAAAGCATGAAGCGTTGTGGCATCTTGGAAAAGCACACAGTGCTGAAGCATTTTTGACATCTGACTCCATTGAGGCACTGAATAACTTTGAGAAGGCAGATCGGTATTTTCAAAAAGCATTAGATGAG GATCCCAGGAATGAGATGTACCGCAAATCTATGGAGACCAATGTTCAG GCAATGCTATTGCATATGAAGCTCCAACTAGGGACGGTTCAGCAGGCTTCTGGTGGATCTTCAACTTCTTTCAATGCAAAG AGCTCTGCTATGAAGGCAAACCACGATCTGGTGTACGATGTCTTTGGGTGGGTACTTCTTGGTGCTGGAATTGTGGCATGGCTAGGAATGGAAAAATCTCAGGCCCATCTATGTACACCAAG GACCGCAATACCAAGTTGA
- the LOC107781391 gene encoding putative mitochondrial import receptor subunit TOM20 isoform X1 codes for MDMSVEIDIELLFQTRLNADAKYSLNPNDTENLTQWGMALLQLAQYGTLQDSKKMVKGLLDGGLLDGDVMFKCQPWAHGCCTEPLIFDSEALRAASSFHDAWINTHKKTAQLTVFHLEEAISKLEEIAKIDSRKHEALWHLGKAHSAEAFLTSDSIEALNNFEKADRYFQKALDEDPRNEMYRKSMETNVQAMLLHMKLQLGTVQQASGGSSTSFNAKSSAMKANHDLVYDVFGWVLLGAGIVAWLGMEKSQAHLCTPRTAIPS; via the exons ATGGACATGAGCGTGGAGATAGATATTGAACTTCTCTTTCAAACTCGATTGAATGCTGACGCAAAGTACTCACTTAATCCCAATGACACCGAG AATTTAACACAATGGGGCATGGCATTGCTACAGTTAGCACAATATGGAACCCTCCAGGACTCAAAGAAAATGGTTAAAG GGCTCCTTGATGGTGGGCTCCTTGATGGTGATGTAATGTTTAAATGTCAACCTTGGGCGCATGGATGTTGTACAGAACCTTTAATTTTTGACTCAGAAGCTCTGAGAGCTGCAAGTTCATTTCATGATGCATGGATAAATACTCATAAAAAAACAGCGCAATTAACTGTTTTCCATCTTGAAGAGGCTATTTCGAAGCTAGAGGAGATTGCAAAAATTGATTCACGAAAGCATGAAGCGTTGTGGCATCTTGGAAAAGCACACAGTGCTGAAGCATTTTTGACATCTGACTCCATTGAGGCACTGAATAACTTTGAGAAGGCAGATCGGTATTTTCAAAAAGCATTAGATGAG GATCCCAGGAATGAGATGTACCGCAAATCTATGGAGACCAATGTTCAG GCAATGCTATTGCATATGAAGCTCCAACTAGGGACGGTTCAGCAGGCTTCTGGTGGATCTTCAACTTCTTTCAATGCAAAG AGCTCTGCTATGAAGGCAAACCACGATCTGGTGTACGATGTCTTTGGGTGGGTACTTCTTGGTGCTGGAATTGTGGCATGGCTAGGAATGGAAAAATCTCAGGCCCATCTATGTACACCAAG GACCGCAATACCAAGTTGA